The following coding sequences are from one Dreissena polymorpha isolate Duluth1 chromosome 8, UMN_Dpol_1.0, whole genome shotgun sequence window:
- the LOC127841039 gene encoding gelsolin-like protein 2 encodes MSGLQKQKQYDWKDSNLALFGSQLDKDTKKSSAETEPAWENAGTKPGLQIWRIVNFKVEKWPESEYGKFFDGDSYIVLNTYKLADSDALLYDVHFWIGKYSTQDEYGTAAYKTVELDTYLDDRPVQHREVQGHESRLFLSYFRTIQILRGGAESGFRKVTSRQYVPRLLHFHGDRNHVEIAEVPRCRALLDTSDVYILDLGTTLYQWNGGTSNKDERYRAAMHVNQIKHERGKCTSETLDEDLSNCGVFYGKLDEEIGDADIKKNKKDIQNTEQKTNRLFRLSDAAGKMEFNLEKENDVSLEDFDSNDVFILDTSEDVFVWIGNASSGDEKRNAMVYAHNYLTSTRHPLIPITCINEYSACADFLVALTA; translated from the exons ATGTCAG GACTCCAAAAACAGAAGCAGTACGACTGGAAGGATTCAAACCTGGCGCTGTTTGGATCTCAGCTGGACAAGGACACAAAAA AGTCGTCTGCTGAAACGGAACCCGCATGGGAAAACGCGGGAACAAAACCAGGCCTTCAAATATGGCGCATTGTG AACTTCAAAGTCGAGAAGTGGCCGGAGTCGGAGTACGGAAAGTTCTTTGACGGTGATTCATACATTGTCCTCAAC ACCTACAAACTCGCCGATTCTGATGCCCTTCTGTATGACGTACACTTCTGGATCGGCAAATATAGCACCCAG GACGAATACGGAACCGCAGCCTACAAGACGGTGGAGCTAGACACGTACCTTGACGACCGCCCCGTGCAGCATCGCGAGGTCCAGGGTCACGAGAGCAGGCTCTTCCTGTCCTACTTTCGCACTATTCA AATCCTGCGTGGTGGGGCAGAGAGCGGTTTTCGGAAGGTTACGTCACGTCAGTATGTGCCGCGTCTGCTGCATTTCCATGGCGACAGGAACCACGTAGAAATTGCTGAG GTTCCTCGCTGTCGGGCACTGCTGGATACCTCTGACGTATACATCCTAGACCTGGGAACCACACTGTACCAGTGGAATGGTGGAACCAGCAATAAGGACGAGAGATACAGG GCGGCGATGCACGTGAATCAAATTAAGCATGAGAGAGGAAAATGCACGTCGGAAACACTGGACGAAGATCTGTCAAACTGT GGTGTCTTTTATGGCAAACTCGACGAGGAGATAGGAGATGCGGACATTAAGAAGAATAAGAAAGACATACAGAATACAGAGCAGAAAACCAACAGACTCTTCAG ACTGTCAGATGCGGCTGGTAAGATGGAGTTCAACCTTGAGAAGGAAAACGACGTCTCTCTGGAGGATTTCGACTCAAAC GACGTGTTTATTCTGGACACCAGCGAGGACGTGTTTGTCTGGATTGGGAACGCCTCCTCCGGAGACGAGAAGCGAAACGCCATGGTCTACGCTCAC
- the LOC127841041 gene encoding uncharacterized protein LOC127841041 produces the protein MNETLMQGASSGSDASMSKTGWSNSSIFLEYLQSHFIKYIQRSDPNQQIIIIFDGHKSHINVPVLEWAKKNNIILFVLPAHTSHVLQPLDVACYGPLQKIYNYACQKFIREHPSSKITRYNIAELASNAYVTALSVNNLRAAFEKTGIFPFNRTVISADIFKPSIPYVVPQENTLASDTQPCIDNYFTTAENIIEMKKAHHTLKKTLRNHVSGQEITSDCINQEILSQPLPRSKDTPVFPINKRKQTKTNATNVNQSNVPLPEPLPGPSHIGICDTDSQSSEDDVSEEDKCCVCKLFQPKELKNCVSLVFTKWAQCDHQNCGHWTHLIYCCKQKVVRRNDVFECPCHKSEE, from the coding sequence ATGAATGAAACATTAATGCAAGGTGCTTCTTCAGGATCAGATGCAAGTATGTCAAAGACAGGCTGGTCTAATTCAAGCATTTTTTTGGAATATTTACAATCCCACTTCATCAAGTACATTCAAAGATCTGATCCTAATCAGCAAATTATCATCATATTTGACGGCCACAAATCTCACATCAATGTCCCTGTGTTGGAATGggcaaagaaaaacaacataattttgtttgtccTTCCAGCACATACATCTCACGTGCTTCAACCTCTTGATGTAGCCTGCTATGGACCTCtgcagaaaatatataattatgcatgTCAAAAATTTATCAGAGAACATCCATCTTCAAAAATCACAAGATACAATATTGCAGAATTAGCATCCAATGCATATGTGACAGCATTATCCGTGAATAACCTGAGGGCTGCCTTTGAAAAGACTGGCATATTTCCATTCAATAGAACTGTGATAAGTGCTGACATTTTTAAGCCATCAATTCCTTATGTTGTTCCTCAAGAAAACACATTGGCTTCTGACACTCAGCCATGCATTGACAATTACTTTACAACTGCCgaaaacataattgaaatgaaGAAAGCACACCATACACTAAAAAAGACTTTAAGAAATCATGTGTCTGGTCAGGAAATAACTAGTGATTGCATAAATCAAGAAATATTATCACAGCCTTTACCACGTTCCAAAGATACACCAGTCTTTCCtatcaacaaaagaaaacaaacaaaaacaaatgcaacaaatGTCAATCAAAGTAATGTCCCCCTCCCAGAACCTCTTCCTGGACCTTCGCACATTGGCATCTGTGATACTGATAGTCAGTCTTCTGAAGATGATGTTTCTGAAGAAGACAAATGTTGTGTGTGTAAACTTTTTCAACCCAAGGAACTGAAAAACTGTGTTTCCCTTGTGTTTACAAAATGGGCACAATGTGATCACCAAAACTGTGGACATTGGACACACTTGATTTATTGTTGCAAACAGAAAGTTGTTCGGCGGAATGATGTCTTCGAATGCCCATGTCATAAAAGTGAAgagtaa